The stretch of DNA TGGTGTGGGAGCTGGGGGACACAACCAGAATGCACGAAAGCACCGTGTGACTTCTGTCCTCTGACTGCATTGATGCCACCCGTGGCATCCAGCTCACAGGGCCGACCACGGCGTTGCGGAACTGTGGGAACTAGGTTAAGCAGGCAATCCTGATCGGTTTATCACATATGCCCCGCACGCCTCTTCAACCCCGTCCTGCCGTCTTCTTCGACCGTGACGGCGTGCTCAATCACGATGCCGGCTATACTCATCGAATCGAGGACTTCCGCTGGATGGGAACCGCCCGGCAAGCGATCAAGTTCTGCAACGACTCAGGGTACTTTGTTTTCGTGGTGACCAACCAGGCCGGCATAGCGCACGGCTATTACGACGAAAGGGCGGTGCGTCGGCTACACCGCTACATGAACGACGAGATTCTCGAGCAAGGCGCGCGGATCGACGATTTTCGCTATTGTCCTCATCACCCCGAGGGTTCGGTCCCCGCCTTCGCCAAGTCCTGCTTCTGCCGCAAGCCGCGCCCCGGCATGATCCTCAGCTTGCTTCGTGATTGGCCGGTCATCACGGCTGGGAGTGTTATGTTCGGCGACAAGCAAAGCGACATCGAGGCCGCCGAGGCCGCCGGGCTGCCTGGCGTTCTCTTCACCGGTGGCTGCCTGCAATCCGTCGTCGAAACCGCGCTGTCCAAAATCTAGATCGATTTCCAACCAAGCTGCTAGTCTCCGCGAATTGGAGACATGCGAGAGCTAGAAGGGCCGTGACATGCTGTCTCGATACCTGAAAGAAACCGCCGACAACATCCGGGCCGCCGCGAACGCCGATCTAGACGGCTGCATGGAGCGGGCGATCGGACTTGTCGCCGATGCGGTCAGGAACAGACGCCC from Kiloniellales bacterium encodes:
- a CDS encoding HAD family hydrolase; this translates as MPRTPLQPRPAVFFDRDGVLNHDAGYTHRIEDFRWMGTARQAIKFCNDSGYFVFVVTNQAGIAHGYYDERAVRRLHRYMNDEILEQGARIDDFRYCPHHPEGSVPAFAKSCFCRKPRPGMILSLLRDWPVITAGSVMFGDKQSDIEAAEAAGLPGVLFTGGCLQSVVETALSKI